Below is a window of Acidobacteriota bacterium DNA.
TGAGCATGTGCGAAGACATACGAGTATTCCTCCGAAGGTCTAAGAACATCAAATCCAACTTTTCCCAACCGCAGTGGACCAGCCTCAAGCTGGTCCACTATCGAACGTCTTACGGACAGGGAGGCACGTTCACTTGATTGCTGTCCAAGGTGACTGCGCCTATCCGCGCCAACGCTCTGCCATTCAGCACGGCGCCGGTGGTAAGCGTGATGGATGCCTGGGCCATGATGGTTCCTTGGAAGATCGAGTAGGTTCCCAAGGTCGCGGAACTGCCCACCTGCCAGAAGACGTTGTGAGCATTGGCGCCATTGATCAGGATGATCTGGCTGGCGGGCGCTGCAGGCGGCGGTGGACCGGCTGCGGTGGTGAGCGTGGACAAGATCTGGAAGATCCAGGTAGCGTTCGGATCGCCGCCACCATCGAGGGTGAGGTTCCCGGTGATTCCCAGCGAGGGCTGGGCGACCGTCGTCGTATAGACGCCCGCCGGGAGGGTCACGCCTCCGAGGTCCGCGGGGAGGACGGCGCCTCCGGGCATGCCCGCGGCGGCGTTATACGCCACGGTCAAGTCGCCCTGGGCGGCCATGGCAACCCCATCGCCAGCGTGCAGCGTGCCGGTCAGTGTTCCCGGCGGGAACCCAGTGATCGCACTTCCTGCCCATACCCCCACATCTCCGGTGACGTTGGTGCCGGCGCTAACAACATTGGTAACCGTACTACCGGCCAGAATGCCGAAACCGCACGCTGTTCCCAGCACTATGGGTGCGGGCGGTGGCGCACACGCAAGCGCGGTGGTGAAGGTCCAAACGAAATTGGCCGGCAGCGTTTGCCCAAACGTGTTAGCCGCCCCGGTGGTGATGGTGGCGGTGTAGTTGGTGTTCAGTGCAAGCGGTACCGTGGGGGTAAAGGTGGCGACGTGGGTAACCGCGTTGTAGGTGACTGTTCCGGCCACGGCCGTGGGACCCGGCGAGCTCAATGTGAACGTAGCGGCGTTAATGGTCGCGGCGTTCATCGGCTGGTTGAAGGTTGCGCTGACAATGGCGGTGCTGGGGCAAATACCTACGCTGCCGTTCGGCGGAGTCACAAAGATCACTGCGGGCGGTGGACACGCCGGAGGGGTGGTGAAGCTCCAGGAGAAGGGGAAGACCATGTGGTTGTCGAAAGTGTCCGTCACTCCGGTGGTGATGGTGGCGGTATAGAGGGTGGTAACGGCAAGCGGGAGTGTGGGCGTAAAAGTAGCGGTATTGGTCGCCGCATTGTAGGTGACCGCCCCAGACACGCTCGCCCCGCCGGGCCCGGCCAAGGTGAACGTAGTGGCGTTGATGGTGGTAGGGTTCATCGGCTTGCTGAACGTTGCCGTGATCAGACCGAGGCTGGGG
It encodes the following:
- a CDS encoding ice-binding family protein, whose product is MRKSSGLKFAFMACLTAFSIIFSTGCGDADLNPLGPPPLITPPTVIAMTPLNGSVGVCPSLGLITATFSKPMNPTTINATTFTLAGPGGASVSGAVTYNAATNTATFTPTLPLAVTTLYTATITTGVTDTFDNHMVFPFSWSFTTPPACPPPAVIFVTPPNGSVGICPSTAIVSATFNQPMNAATINAATFTLSSPGPTAVAGTVTYNAVTHVATFTPTVPLALNTNYTATITTGAANTFGQTLPANFVWTFTTALACAPPPAPIVLGTACGFGILAGSTVTNVVSAGTNVTGDVGVWAGSAITGFPPGTLTGTLHAGDGVAMAAQGDLTVAYNAAAGMPGGAVLPADLGGVTLPAGVYTTTVAQPSLGITGNLTLDGGGDPNATWIFQILSTLTTAAGPPPPAAPASQIILINGANAHNVFWQVGSSATLGTYSIFQGTIMAQASITLTTGAVLNGRALARIGAVTLDSNQVNVPPCP